A single Methanocaldococcus bathoardescens DNA region contains:
- a CDS encoding 50S ribosomal protein L3, producing the protein MGLNINRPRRGSLAFSPRKRAKRPVPRIRSWPEEETVRLQAFPVYKAGMSHAFIKEDNPKSPNAGQEIFTPITILEAPPINVCAIRVYGRNERNYLTTLTEVWADNLDKELERKIKLPKKEDRKTVEDLEALKDKIEEVRVLVHTNPKLTCLPKKKPEILEIRIGGKDIEERLNYAKEILGKQLNITDVFQEGELVDTIGVTKGKGFQGQVKRWGVKIQFGKHARKGVGRHVGSIGPWQPKMVMWSVPMPGQMGYHQRTEYNKRILKIGNNGDEITPKGGFLHYGVIRNNYVILKGSVQGPAKRLIVLRRAIRPYEPLIKVPEITYISTTSKQGK; encoded by the coding sequence ATGGGGTTAAATATTAACAGACCAAGAAGAGGTTCATTGGCATTCAGTCCAAGAAAAAGAGCAAAAAGACCAGTTCCAAGAATTAGAAGCTGGCCAGAAGAAGAGACAGTAAGATTACAAGCATTCCCTGTATATAAAGCAGGAATGAGCCATGCATTTATTAAGGAAGATAACCCAAAAAGTCCAAATGCTGGACAAGAGATATTTACACCAATCACAATATTAGAAGCTCCACCAATTAATGTATGTGCTATAAGAGTTTATGGAAGAAATGAGAGAAACTACTTAACAACATTAACAGAAGTTTGGGCAGACAACTTAGACAAAGAATTAGAAAGAAAAATCAAATTACCAAAGAAAGAAGATAGAAAGACAGTTGAAGATTTAGAAGCGTTAAAAGACAAAATTGAAGAAGTTAGAGTTTTAGTCCACACAAATCCAAAATTAACATGCCTTCCAAAGAAAAAACCAGAAATCTTAGAAATTAGAATTGGAGGAAAAGATATTGAAGAAAGATTAAACTACGCTAAAGAGATTTTAGGTAAGCAGTTAAACATTACAGATGTCTTCCAAGAAGGAGAGTTAGTTGACACAATTGGAGTAACAAAAGGTAAAGGATTCCAAGGGCAAGTTAAAAGATGGGGAGTTAAGATACAATTTGGTAAGCACGCAAGAAAAGGGGTTGGAAGACACGTTGGTTCTATTGGGCCATGGCAACCAAAGATGGTTATGTGGAGTGTTCCAATGCCTGGACAAATGGGATACCACCAAAGAACAGAATACAACAAGAGAATATTAAAGATTGGAAACAATGGAGATGAAATAACTCCAAAAGGAGGATTCTTACACTATGGAGTTATAAGAAACAACTACGTTATATTGAAAGGTTCAGTTCAAGGACCTGCAAAAAGATTGATAGTATTGAGAAGAGCTATAAGACCATACGAGCCATTAATCAAAGTGCCTGAAATAACATACATAAGTACAACATCAAAGCAAGGGAAATAA
- a CDS encoding mRNA surveillance protein pelota yields the protein MKIIEEIPQKQIIKLMPENLDDLWVLYNIIEEGNKVFAVTERRVQDKGDVIRADRGAKRKMFLGIEVKNVEFDENTKRVRILGTIIHGPDDVPLGSHHTIEIKPFDELSIEKNWKKWQLERIKEAIESSKRPKVLVVVMDDEEADIFEVRDYSIKEICSIKSHTSKKLDYKINEELKKEYYHEIAKVLSEYNVDNILVAGPGFAKNSFYNFISSQYPELKNKIVVESISTTSRAGLNEVIKRGIINRIYAESRVAKETQLIEKLLEEIAKKGLAVYGIDEVKKALEYSAIDTLLVSDSLVRNHEIEKIIDTTEEMGGNVVIVSSEHDAGKQLKALGGIAGLLRFPIE from the coding sequence ATGAAAATTATTGAAGAAATTCCGCAAAAACAAATTATTAAGCTTATGCCTGAAAATTTAGATGATTTGTGGGTTTTATATAACATTATTGAAGAAGGTAATAAGGTATTTGCAGTTACTGAGAGAAGAGTGCAAGATAAAGGAGATGTCATTAGGGCAGATAGGGGAGCTAAGAGAAAGATGTTCTTAGGGATTGAAGTAAAAAACGTAGAATTTGATGAAAACACAAAAAGAGTTAGAATTTTAGGGACTATAATTCACGGTCCGGATGATGTTCCTCTCGGAAGCCATCATACAATTGAAATTAAACCATTTGACGAGCTTTCAATTGAAAAAAATTGGAAAAAATGGCAATTAGAGAGAATAAAGGAAGCTATTGAATCATCTAAAAGACCGAAGGTTTTAGTTGTTGTTATGGATGACGAAGAAGCAGATATCTTTGAAGTTAGAGACTACAGCATAAAAGAAATTTGCTCAATAAAATCTCACACTTCAAAAAAATTAGATTACAAGATTAATGAAGAGCTCAAAAAAGAGTATTATCATGAGATAGCGAAGGTTTTGTCAGAGTATAATGTTGATAATATTTTGGTTGCAGGCCCTGGATTTGCAAAAAACAGCTTCTATAACTTCATCTCTTCCCAATATCCTGAGCTTAAAAATAAGATTGTAGTTGAGAGCATATCAACAACATCAAGAGCCGGATTAAATGAAGTTATCAAAAGAGGTATTATTAATAGAATATATGCCGAGTCAAGAGTTGCAAAAGAAACACAGCTAATTGAAAAACTTTTAGAAGAGATAGCTAAAAAAGGATTAGCAGTTTATGGTATTGACGAGGTAAAAAAAGCTTTAGAATACTCAGCTATAGACACATTATTAGTTTCAGATAGTTTAGTAAGAAATCATGAAATAGAAAAAATAATAGATACTACTGAAGAGATGGGTGGAAATGTGGTTATCGTTTCCTCTGAACATGATGCTGGAAAGCAATTAAAAGCATTGGGAGGGATAGCAGGGTTGTTAAGATTCCCTATTGAATAG
- a CDS encoding Tfx family DNA-binding protein: MVEDSFLTDTQIKVLKLRKKGLTQEEIAKMFGTSRANISMIEKRARENIKKAYNTIKIYNRIMAPLSIEIEEGTDVLDIPDIVFKKADEEDIKVKYNTLELIELIKENASEFIEKRTVKKKFKIYILENGDLDVGGS; the protein is encoded by the coding sequence ATGGTTGAGGACTCATTCTTAACAGATACCCAAATTAAGGTTCTAAAATTGAGGAAGAAAGGTTTAACTCAAGAAGAAATAGCAAAGATGTTTGGGACGAGTAGAGCAAACATAAGTATGATTGAAAAGAGGGCAAGAGAGAATATAAAAAAGGCATATAATACAATAAAAATCTATAACAGGATAATGGCCCCTCTATCTATTGAAATTGAAGAAGGAACTGATGTTTTAGATATTCCAGATATCGTATTTAAAAAAGCTGATGAAGAAGATATAAAAGTAAAATACAATACTTTAGAACTCATTGAACTTATAAAAGAAAATGCTTCAGAATTTATAGAAAAAAGAACAGTTAAAAAGAAATTTAAAATATACATCCTTGAAAATGGGGACTTAGATGTTGGAGGGAGCTAA
- the rpl4p gene encoding 50S ribosomal protein L4: MKAVVYNLNGEAVKEIDLPAVFEEEYRPDLIKRAFLSAFTARLQPKGSDPMAGKRTSAKCIGKGHGRARVIRTPQGWAAFVPQAVGGRRAHPPKVEKILWERVNKKERIKAIKSAIAATANPELVKERGHIFENENLPIVVESSFEELQKTKDVFAVFEKLGISSDVIRAKNGIKIRAGKGKMRGRRYKKPKSVLVVVGDKCNAILASRNLPGVDVITAKDLGIIHLAPGGVAGRLTVWTESALEKLKERFE; encoded by the coding sequence ATGAAGGCAGTTGTTTACAATTTAAATGGAGAGGCAGTTAAAGAAATTGACTTACCAGCAGTATTTGAAGAAGAATACAGACCAGATTTAATTAAAAGAGCATTCTTATCTGCATTTACAGCAAGGTTGCAGCCAAAAGGTTCAGACCCAATGGCAGGGAAGAGAACTTCTGCAAAATGTATTGGTAAAGGGCATGGTAGAGCAAGAGTTATAAGAACACCACAAGGATGGGCAGCCTTTGTCCCTCAAGCAGTTGGTGGAAGAAGAGCACACCCACCAAAAGTTGAGAAAATATTATGGGAAAGAGTAAATAAAAAAGAAAGAATAAAGGCAATAAAAAGTGCTATTGCTGCTACAGCAAACCCTGAATTAGTTAAAGAGAGAGGACATATCTTCGAGAACGAAAACTTACCAATAGTTGTTGAAAGCTCATTTGAAGAGTTGCAAAAAACAAAAGATGTATTTGCAGTATTTGAAAAATTAGGAATCAGTAGTGATGTTATAAGAGCTAAGAATGGAATTAAGATTAGAGCTGGAAAAGGTAAGATGAGAGGAAGAAGATACAAAAAACCAAAAAGTGTCTTAGTTGTTGTTGGAGATAAATGCAACGCTATATTAGCTTCAAGAAACTTACCAGGAGTTGATGTTATAACTGCTAAAGATTTAGGAATTATACACTTAGCTCCTGGGGGAGTTGCTGGAAGATTAACTGTATGGACTGAAAGTGCATTAGAGAAATTAAAAGAGAGATTTGAATAA
- a CDS encoding translin family protein, which translates to MDELNYLINYLANKDSVREEILKLSREITRDCAMLIRKIHKSDDKDEFKDKLNEISEKIKRLNSLATFPEFVGYLATPQQEFVEALSLYMIKFDNKIPSFKELDFIKEENYILGLADVIGELRREVLEAMKNDNLAEVERYFKFMEGIYEFLMNFDYYHVVDNLRRKQDISRGILEKTHGDIVTFIENLKLREHLKRVQE; encoded by the coding sequence ATGGACGAGCTAAATTATTTAATAAACTACCTTGCAAATAAAGATAGTGTTAGAGAAGAAATTTTAAAGCTGTCAAGGGAAATAACAAGAGATTGTGCAATGTTAATTAGAAAAATTCATAAATCAGACGATAAAGATGAATTTAAAGATAAATTAAATGAAATATCAGAAAAAATTAAAAGGTTAAATAGCTTAGCAACATTTCCAGAGTTTGTTGGGTATTTAGCAACCCCTCAACAGGAATTTGTTGAGGCATTATCTTTATACATGATAAAGTTTGATAATAAGATTCCAAGTTTCAAAGAGCTTGATTTTATTAAAGAAGAGAACTATATTTTGGGTTTGGCTGATGTTATTGGAGAGTTGAGGAGAGAGGTATTAGAGGCAATGAAAAATGATAATTTAGCAGAGGTTGAAAGATATTTCAAATTTATGGAAGGTATATATGAATTCTTGATGAACTTTGATTATTATCATGTTGTGGATAATTTGAGAAGGAAGCAGGACATTAGTAGGGGAATCTTAGAAAAAACTCATGGAGACATTGTGACATTTATTGAAAATCTTAAGCTTAGAGAACATTTAAAAAGAGTTCAGGAGTAG
- the cgi121 gene encoding KEOPS complex subunit Cgi121 encodes MIIRGIKGAKINNDIFNLGLKFQILNANLIATKKHVLHAINQAKTKKPIARNFWMEILVRASGQRQIHEAIKIIGAKDGNVCLICEDEETFRKVHELIGGEIDDSVLEINEEKEKLIREVFDIKGFGNVVERVLEKIALIELKKE; translated from the coding sequence ATGATAATTAGGGGAATAAAAGGGGCAAAGATAAATAATGATATTTTTAATTTAGGTTTAAAGTTTCAAATTTTAAATGCTAATTTAATAGCTACAAAGAAACATGTTTTACATGCTATAAATCAGGCAAAAACAAAAAAACCAATAGCAAGGAATTTTTGGATGGAAATTTTGGTTAGAGCTTCTGGACAGAGGCAGATACATGAGGCAATAAAGATTATTGGAGCAAAGGATGGAAATGTTTGTTTAATTTGCGAAGATGAAGAGACATTTAGAAAGGTTCATGAGTTAATTGGTGGAGAAATAGATGATTCTGTCTTAGAAATTAATGAAGAAAAAGAAAAATTGATTAGAGAAGTTTTTGATATCAAAGGTTTTGGAAATGTTGTTGAAAGAGTTTTAGAAAAGATAGCTTTGATTGAGTTAAAGAAAGAGTAA
- a CDS encoding 50S ribosomal protein L2: protein MGKRLISQRRGRGTPTYTCPSHKRRGEAKYRRFDELEKKGKVLGKIVDILHDPGRSAPVAKVEYETGEEGLLVVPEGVKVGDIIECGVAAEIKPGNILPLGAIPEGIPVFNIETIPGDGGKLVRAGGCYAHILTHDGDRTYVKLPSGHIKALHSMCRATIGVVAGGGRKEKPFVKAGKKYHAMKAKAIKWPRVRGVAMNAVDHPFGGGRHQHTGKPTTVSRRMPPGRKVGHIAARRTGVRK from the coding sequence ATGGGAAAAAGATTAATCTCTCAAAGAAGAGGTAGGGGAACACCAACCTACACTTGCCCTTCACACAAAAGAAGGGGAGAGGCAAAATACAGAAGATTTGACGAATTAGAGAAGAAAGGAAAAGTTTTAGGTAAAATTGTCGATATATTACACGACCCAGGAAGAAGTGCTCCAGTTGCAAAAGTTGAATACGAAACAGGAGAAGAAGGATTGTTAGTTGTTCCAGAAGGTGTAAAAGTTGGAGATATTATAGAGTGTGGTGTTGCTGCTGAAATAAAACCAGGAAACATCTTGCCATTAGGAGCTATTCCTGAAGGGATTCCTGTCTTCAACATAGAAACAATCCCAGGAGATGGAGGAAAATTAGTTAGAGCAGGAGGTTGCTACGCTCACATATTAACACACGATGGAGACAGAACTTATGTCAAATTACCATCTGGACACATTAAAGCTTTACACTCAATGTGTAGAGCTACAATTGGGGTTGTTGCTGGTGGAGGTAGAAAAGAAAAACCATTCGTTAAGGCAGGTAAGAAGTATCATGCTATGAAAGCTAAAGCTATTAAGTGGCCAAGAGTTAGAGGAGTTGCAATGAACGCTGTTGACCACCCATTCGGTGGAGGTAGACACCAGCACACCGGAAAACCAACAACTGTTTCAAGAAGAATGCCACCAGGAAGAAAGGTTGGACATATTGCTGCAAGAAGAACTGGAGTCAGGAAATAA
- the rpsS gene encoding 30S ribosomal protein S19 — MASARRRRIKKKKQVISKKIEFRYRGYTLEELQQMPLREFAKLLPARQRRTLLRGLTPQQKKLAMKIKKARRLLNKGKEPRIIRTHCRDFVITPDMVGLTFGVYNGKEFVEVKVTPEMIGHYLGEFSLTRKPVQHGAPGMGATRSSMFVPIK; from the coding sequence ATGGCATCTGCAAGGAGAAGAAGAATTAAAAAGAAAAAACAAGTAATTTCAAAAAAGATAGAGTTTAGATACAGAGGATATACATTAGAAGAGCTTCAACAAATGCCTTTAAGAGAGTTTGCAAAGTTGTTGCCTGCAAGACAGAGAAGAACATTATTGAGAGGTTTAACCCCACAACAGAAAAAATTAGCTATGAAAATTAAAAAAGCAAGAAGATTATTAAATAAAGGTAAAGAACCAAGAATTATAAGAACACACTGTAGAGATTTCGTTATCACACCAGATATGGTTGGATTAACCTTTGGTGTCTACAACGGAAAAGAGTTCGTTGAAGTTAAAGTAACTCCAGAAATGATTGGGCATTACTTAGGAGAGTTCTCATTAACAAGAAAACCAGTTCAGCACGGAGCTCCTGGTATGGGAGCTACAAGAAGCTCAATGTTCGTTCCAATCAAGTAA
- a CDS encoding protein-L-isoaspartate O-methyltransferase gives MDLEEQKKAVIEKLIREGYIKSKRVIDALLKVPREEFVPEHLKKYAYVDSPLDIGYGQTISAIHMVGMMSELLDLKPGMKVLEIGTGCGYHAAVTAEIVGEDGLVVSIERIPELAEKAEKTLRKLGYDNVIVIVGDGSLGYEPLAPYDRIYTTAAGPKIPEPLIKQLKDGGKLLMPVGRYLQKLVLAEKRGDEVIIKDCGAVAFVPLIGKEGFYD, from the coding sequence ATGGATTTAGAAGAACAAAAGAAAGCAGTGATTGAAAAATTAATTAGGGAGGGGTATATAAAAAGTAAAAGGGTTATTGATGCTCTATTAAAAGTTCCAAGGGAAGAATTTGTTCCTGAACATTTGAAGAAATATGCTTATGTTGATTCACCATTAGATATTGGTTATGGACAAACTATTTCTGCAATCCACATGGTTGGAATGATGAGTGAGCTTTTGGATTTAAAGCCAGGAATGAAGGTCTTAGAGATTGGAACTGGATGTGGATATCACGCAGCAGTAACTGCTGAAATCGTGGGGGAGGATGGTTTAGTTGTTAGTATTGAAAGAATTCCAGAATTGGCTGAAAAAGCAGAGAAAACTTTAAGGAAATTGGGTTATGATAATGTTATTGTAATAGTGGGGGATGGAAGTTTAGGTTATGAACCATTAGCCCCTTATGATAGAATATATACCACTGCAGCAGGTCCAAAAATTCCAGAGCCATTAATAAAGCAGTTGAAAGATGGAGGAAAATTGCTAATGCCTGTTGGTAGATACTTACAAAAATTGGTTTTAGCTGAAAAGAGAGGAGATGAAGTAATAATAAAGGATTGTGGGGCAGTAGCATTTGTTCCTTTAATTGGTAAAGAAGGATTTTACGATTAA
- a CDS encoding 30S ribosomal protein S13 produces the protein MQNSEFKYLIRVSRTDLDGNKKLIMALQDIYGVGEAMARAVIRVAKLDPNKLAGYLTDEEVKKIEEILADPAKFGIPSWMFNRRKDYVTGEDKHVIESDLMIIKQEDINRLKRIRCYRGIRHELGLPCRGQRTKSTFRRGQTVGVSRRKK, from the coding sequence ATGCAAAATTCTGAATTTAAGTATTTAATTAGAGTTTCAAGGACAGATTTAGATGGGAACAAGAAGTTAATAATGGCTCTCCAAGACATCTACGGTGTTGGAGAGGCAATGGCAAGGGCTGTTATAAGAGTAGCCAAATTAGACCCTAACAAATTAGCCGGTTACTTAACAGATGAAGAAGTTAAGAAAATTGAAGAAATATTAGCAGACCCTGCTAAATTTGGAATCCCATCATGGATGTTTAACAGAAGAAAAGATTACGTTACTGGAGAAGATAAACACGTTATTGAAAGTGACTTAATGATTATAAAACAAGAAGATATAAACAGATTGAAGAGAATCAGATGTTATAGAGGAATTAGACACGAACTTGGATTGCCATGTAGAGGACAGAGAACAAAGAGTACATTCAGA
- a CDS encoding KAP family P-loop NTPase fold protein, whose amino-acid sequence MPLADKPIDLSENDYLGTKEKAEIIKDFIKHPDNRKYLRENNMIVLYGNWGSGKSSVIRYIHNELNKEKNFISIIFDAWLYEKDNNLPYSLLEFILDELKNSDKFKHKIKLITMKDELLKIGFDVFAGVLKGFSASFPLLGLQYNPKDVIEHFEKMNEIKSHYKEINELIDGFKKISKMLEDKTLVVFIDELDRCEPEHILDLLASIKLFFAYGENIIYFVAVDKEAVSKAIKTKYGDVIKAEEYLEKIFNISFSMPKYFELKEFVKQYDFFNDDEIAEKLEKFFKAINFTNPRHLKKVLNKYELLTRIKNLGLDKNNLIPEIIRIENGERKGYLFDTVFVLYFIILYEIYPEKYLEVKRYKYRVKNLRVSYAENNIIHKQSEFMYNILFSELQNPNIKNIMVETQFIEYVIIFEDIMKVLQNMNNSNNKEEFNKIVKIISVFLSCVGDDDIDENNANFVKRFAKAGITVDFWEYIKNYYKDLIENDYKNDYPFTNLFKMVETYL is encoded by the coding sequence ATGCCATTAGCTGATAAGCCAATAGATTTATCAGAAAATGATTATTTAGGAACTAAAGAAAAGGCAGAGATTATAAAGGACTTTATTAAACATCCAGATAATAGGAAATATTTGAGAGAGAATAATATGATAGTTCTTTATGGCAATTGGGGAAGTGGAAAGAGTAGTGTTATTAGATATATTCACAATGAGTTAAATAAAGAGAAAAATTTTATCAGCATAATTTTTGATGCATGGCTTTATGAGAAAGATAATAATTTGCCTTATTCGTTGTTGGAGTTTATTTTAGATGAGTTAAAAAATAGTGATAAGTTTAAGCATAAAATTAAATTGATAACAATGAAAGATGAACTTTTAAAAATAGGTTTTGATGTTTTTGCTGGAGTTTTAAAAGGATTTTCTGCAAGTTTCCCATTACTTGGATTACAATATAATCCAAAAGATGTGATAGAACACTTTGAAAAAATGAACGAAATAAAATCTCATTATAAAGAAATTAATGAACTTATAGATGGATTTAAGAAAATCTCAAAGATGCTTGAGGATAAAACGCTTGTTGTATTTATTGATGAACTTGATAGATGTGAGCCAGAACATATTTTAGATTTGTTAGCATCAATTAAGCTATTTTTTGCTTATGGTGAGAATATTATTTATTTTGTAGCTGTTGATAAAGAAGCAGTTTCTAAAGCAATTAAAACAAAATATGGAGATGTCATAAAAGCAGAAGAGTATTTAGAAAAGATTTTTAATATTTCATTTAGCATGCCAAAATATTTTGAATTAAAGGAGTTTGTTAAGCAATATGACTTCTTTAATGACGATGAAATTGCTGAAAAGCTTGAAAAATTCTTTAAAGCCATTAATTTCACAAATCCAAGGCATTTAAAAAAGGTTTTAAATAAATATGAACTTCTTACAAGAATTAAAAATTTGGGATTGGACAAAAATAACTTAATTCCAGAAATAATAAGAATTGAAAATGGAGAAAGAAAAGGATATTTATTTGATACAGTCTTTGTTTTGTATTTTATAATCCTTTATGAAATTTATCCTGAAAAATATTTGGAAGTTAAGCGGTATAAATATAGAGTCAAAAATTTAAGAGTTAGTTATGCTGAAAATAATATAATACACAAACAATCTGAATTTATGTATAATATTCTTTTTAGTGAACTTCAAAATCCAAATATAAAAAATATTATGGTTGAGACTCAGTTTATAGAGTATGTTATTATATTTGAAGATATAATGAAAGTTCTACAAAATATGAATAATTCCAATAACAAAGAAGAGTTTAATAAAATTGTAAAAATTATTTCTGTCTTTTTATCATGTGTAGGGGATGATGATATTGATGAAAATAATGCCAATTTTGTTAAAAGATTTGCAAAAGCAGGAATCACAGTAGATTTTTGGGAATACATTAAAAACTACTACAAAGATTTAATAGAAAATGATTACAAAAATGATTATCCATTTACAAACCTCTTTAAAATGGTAGAAACCTACTTATAA
- the argJ gene encoding bifunctional ornithine acetyltransferase/N-acetylglutamate synthase: MRVIDGGVVAPKGFKANGYKEGKYGVAIIISEKEAVGAGTFTTNKVVAHPVILSRELIKNKDKFRAIVANSGNANCFTKNGMEDAKEMQKLVAELFNINENEVLVASTGVIGRKMDMNIIKDRINKVYNLIKEGNSSINAAKAIMTTDTKPKEIAVEFEVNGKTVRVGGIAKGAGMIAPNMLHATMLCFITTDIEIDKKSLTNILQKVVDKTFNNISVDGDTSTNDTVFILANGLSGVKYEECREEFENALLYVCRELAKMIVKDGEGATKFMEVVVKGAKTEEDAVKASKAIVNSLLVKTAVFGGDPNWGRIVAAVGYSGADFNPDIVDVILSNYEDEVYLVKDGIPLADEGTEELKKAEEIMKSDEIKIVVDLKMGEFENVCYGCDLSYEYVRINAEYTT, from the coding sequence ATGAGGGTTATTGATGGTGGAGTTGTAGCTCCAAAGGGTTTTAAAGCTAATGGGTATAAAGAGGGCAAATATGGAGTGGCAATAATTATCTCTGAAAAAGAGGCAGTTGGAGCTGGAACATTCACAACAAACAAAGTTGTAGCTCATCCAGTAATTTTATCAAGAGAATTAATAAAAAATAAAGATAAATTTAGAGCAATAGTTGCAAATAGTGGAAACGCTAACTGTTTTACAAAAAATGGTATGGAAGATGCTAAAGAGATGCAAAAATTAGTGGCAGAGCTTTTTAATATCAATGAAAATGAGGTTTTAGTAGCTTCAACTGGAGTTATTGGAAGAAAAATGGATATGAACATTATAAAAGATAGAATAAATAAGGTTTATAATTTAATAAAAGAAGGAAACAGCTCAATAAATGCCGCTAAGGCAATAATGACAACTGATACAAAACCAAAAGAAATAGCTGTGGAGTTTGAGGTTAATGGAAAGACAGTTAGAGTTGGAGGGATAGCAAAAGGGGCAGGGATGATAGCCCCAAATATGTTACATGCCACTATGCTTTGTTTCATAACAACAGATATTGAGATTGATAAAAAGAGCTTAACAAATATCTTGCAAAAAGTTGTAGATAAAACATTCAACAACATATCCGTTGATGGAGACACTTCAACAAATGATACTGTCTTTATTTTAGCTAATGGATTAAGTGGAGTTAAGTATGAGGAATGTAGGGAAGAGTTTGAAAATGCTTTATTATATGTTTGCAGAGAACTTGCTAAGATGATTGTTAAGGATGGGGAAGGAGCAACAAAGTTTATGGAGGTTGTTGTTAAAGGAGCTAAAACTGAGGAGGATGCAGTTAAAGCATCAAAAGCAATTGTTAATTCTTTATTAGTTAAAACTGCTGTGTTTGGAGGAGACCCAAATTGGGGGAGGATTGTTGCGGCAGTTGGATACAGTGGAGCTGATTTCAATCCAGATATTGTTGATGTTATATTGAGTAATTATGAAGATGAGGTTTATTTGGTTAAAGATGGAATTCCATTAGCTGATGAAGGAACTGAAGAGTTAAAAAAAGCAGAAGAGATTATGAAAAGTGATGAAATAAAGATAGTTGTTGATTTAAAAATGGGAGAGTTTGAAAACGTTTGTTATGGATGTGATTTGAGCTATGAGTATGTTAGAATAAACGCTGAATATACTACTTAA
- a CDS encoding 50S ribosomal protein L23: MDAFDVIKMPVVTEKTVRMIEEENKLVFYVDRRATKEDIKRAMKELFDVEVEKVNTLITPKGEKKAYVKLKKGYDASKIAASLGIY; encoded by the coding sequence ATGGATGCCTTTGATGTAATAAAAATGCCAGTTGTTACAGAAAAAACTGTTAGAATGATTGAAGAAGAAAACAAATTAGTATTTTATGTTGATAGAAGAGCTACAAAAGAAGATATAAAGAGAGCTATGAAAGAGTTGTTTGATGTTGAAGTTGAGAAAGTAAATACATTAATAACACCAAAAGGGGAAAAGAAAGCTTACGTTAAGTTGAAAAAAGGATATGATGCAAGTAAAATAGCTGCAAGTTTAGGAATCTACTAA
- a CDS encoding CBS domain-containing ParB/RepB/Spo0J family partition protein, whose amino-acid sequence MSVKVSEYMTKKVVTVSKDNTVKDVIKLLKETGHNSFPVVENGKLIGIVSVHDIVGKDDNEKVENVMTKREDMVVTTPDANIMDVGRIMFRTGFSKLPVVDEENNLIGIISNMDVIRSQIEKTTPKKLENIIKTYKNLGYNLKVEKEEVDVNKLKPTQNKIHADELVGRMYELKKGLAEPIIAIKTKRGDYYILVDGHHRAVAAYKMGVPKLDAYVIYLDTDKKLGIEKTAEVMNLKSLEDVKIVDSDDENSVKVIKYNKNGVLG is encoded by the coding sequence ATGTCAGTAAAAGTTTCTGAATACATGACAAAAAAGGTTGTTACTGTTTCAAAGGATAATACGGTTAAAGATGTTATTAAATTGTTGAAAGAAACAGGGCATAATTCATTTCCAGTTGTAGAGAATGGAAAATTGATTGGAATTGTCTCGGTTCATGATATTGTTGGTAAGGATGATAATGAGAAGGTGGAAAATGTAATGACTAAAAGAGAGGATATGGTTGTTACAACCCCTGATGCTAATATAATGGATGTTGGAAGGATTATGTTTAGAACTGGTTTTTCAAAACTGCCAGTGGTTGATGAGGAAAATAATTTGATTGGAATTATATCAAATATGGACGTTATTAGGTCTCAGATAGAGAAAACTACACCTAAAAAATTAGAAAATATAATTAAAACTTATAAAAACTTGGGATACAATTTGAAAGTTGAGAAGGAAGAAGTTGATGTTAATAAATTAAAACCAACACAGAACAAAATCCACGCTGATGAGTTAGTAGGTAGAATGTATGAGCTAAAAAAGGGTTTGGCAGAGCCAATAATTGCAATAAAAACAAAAAGAGGAGATTATTATATATTGGTAGATGGGCATCATAGGGCGGTTGCTGCATATAAGATGGGAGTGCCAAAGTTAGATGCCTATGTTATCTACTTAGATACTGATAAAAAGCTTGGTATAGAAAAGACAGCTGAGGTTATGAATTTAAAATCATTGGAAGATGTTAAGATTGTTGATAGTGATGATGAGAATAGTGTTAAGGTAATAAAATACAACAAAAATGGTGTGTTGGGATAA